Proteins from a genomic interval of Macrobrachium nipponense isolate FS-2020 chromosome 33, ASM1510439v2, whole genome shotgun sequence:
- the LOC135202680 gene encoding uncharacterized protein LOC135202680 isoform X1, protein MKVAVSSYKSKSLQRSTRMIYIVIILCLLAVALAEPEANPQVLAGHPLHYSHPYGFPLIHNQGLPLTYSNRFPLTYGHDLPLTYSNRFPLHYNHGLGYPFGPNFYPRGVPAAAKE, encoded by the exons ATGAAGGTCGCTGTAAGTTCATATAAGTCTAAATCTCTACAAAGATCGACCAGAATGATTTACATAGTG ATTATCCTGTGCCTTTTGGCCGTTGCCTTGGCAGAACCTGAGGCCAATCCACAGGTGCTGGCCGGTCACCCACTGCACTACAGCCATC CCTACGGATTCCCACTCATCCACAACCAGGGCCTACCCCTGACCTACAGCAATCGATTCCCACTCACCTACGGCCACGACCTCCCTCTCACCTACAGCAACAGATTCCCACTCCATTACAACCATGGGCTCGGGTATCCCTTCGGCCCTAACTTCTACCCAAGAGGAGTACCAGCAGCTGCAAAGGAATAA
- the LOC135202680 gene encoding uncharacterized protein LOC135202680 isoform X2, translating into MKVAIILCLLAVALAEPEANPQVLAGHPLHYSHPYGFPLIHNQGLPLTYSNRFPLTYGHDLPLTYSNRFPLHYNHGLGYPFGPNFYPRGVPAAAKE; encoded by the exons ATGAAGGTCGCT ATTATCCTGTGCCTTTTGGCCGTTGCCTTGGCAGAACCTGAGGCCAATCCACAGGTGCTGGCCGGTCACCCACTGCACTACAGCCATC CCTACGGATTCCCACTCATCCACAACCAGGGCCTACCCCTGACCTACAGCAATCGATTCCCACTCACCTACGGCCACGACCTCCCTCTCACCTACAGCAACAGATTCCCACTCCATTACAACCATGGGCTCGGGTATCCCTTCGGCCCTAACTTCTACCCAAGAGGAGTACCAGCAGCTGCAAAGGAATAA